One genomic segment of Odocoileus virginianus isolate 20LAN1187 ecotype Illinois chromosome X, Ovbor_1.2, whole genome shotgun sequence includes these proteins:
- the LOC110151641 gene encoding large ribosomal subunit protein uL22-like encodes MVCYSLDPENPTKSCKSRGSNLRVHFKNTRETAQAIKGMHIRKATKYLKDITLKKQCVPFRRYNGGVGRCAQAKQWGWTQGQWPKKSTEFLLHMLKNAESNAELKGLDVDSLVIEHIQVNKAPTMRRRTYRAQGRINPYMSSPCHIEMILTEKEQIVPKPEEEVAQKKKISQKKLKKQKLLARE; translated from the coding sequence ATGGTGTGCTATTCActcgacccagaaaaccccacaaaatcatgcaaatcaagaggttcaaatcttcgtgttcactttaagaacactcgtgagactgcccaggccataaagggtatgcatatccgaaaagccaccaagtatctgaaggatatcactttaaagaagcaatgtgtGCCATTCCGTCGTTACAATggtggagttggtaggtgtgcacaggccaaacagtggggctggacgcAGGGTCAGTGGCCCAAAAAGAGCACTGAATTTTTACTACAtatgctcaaaaatgcagagagtaatgctgaacttaagggcttagatgtagattctctggtcattgagcacatccaagtgaacaaagcccccaCGATGCGGCgcaggacttacagagctcaaggtcggatcaacccctacatgagctctccctgccacattgagatgatccttactgaaaaagaacagattgttcctaaaccagaagaggaggttgcacagaagaaaaagatatcccagaagaaactgaaaaaacaaaaacttttggcccgggaataa